The segment AAAGATATTTTAAATAAATCACAAGAAAAAATGGATAAGACTATATCTGTATTAAAGAAAGAGCTTTCATCTATGAAAGCAGGAAAAGCTAATCCAGCTATGTTAGACAAAATTAAAGTAGAATATTACGGTAGCGAAACTCCTATTAATCAATTAGCGAATGTATCTTCTCCAGAACCTAGAGTTTTATTAATTCAACCTTGGGATAAAAATTCTCTTAAGGATATTGAAAGAGCAATATTACAATCAGATTTAGGATTAAATCCTTCAAATGATGGATCAGTTATAAGACTTATTGTTCCTGAATTAACAGAAGAAACAAGAAAAGAAATAGTTAAAAAGGTTAAAAAAATGGGAGAAGAAGCTAAAGTAGCTATCAGATCTATTAGAAGAGATGCAAATGATAAGATTAAAAACCTAAAGAAAGATAATGAAGTAACTGAAGATGAAGCAAAAGAAGGCGAAGATTCAGTTCAAAAAATTACTGATAAAGCCATAAAACAAATTGATGAAGTTATTAGCTTAAAAGAAAAAGATGTAATGGCTATATAATAAATCATATAATTTAAATTTTTAAAATACCTGCCTTTTAGCAGGTATTTTAAAAATTATATAAAAATTGAGGGGAAATTAGCAATGAAGAGTATTTTTAACTTTACAAAGGGAGAAAGTAATATAGAAAGCAATCTTAGTAAGGATAATATTCCAAAACATATAGCTATAATAATGGACGGAAATGGAAGATGGGCAAAGCAAAAAAAACTTCCTAGGACATTGGGACATAAAGCTGGAGTAGAAACTATAAGAGAAATAGTAAAACAATGTAGTAAGTTAGATGTAAAAATACTTACTTTATATGCATTTTCTACTGAAAATTGGAAAAGACCAAAAGAAGAAGTTGGGGCATTAATGAAGCTTTTAGTAGAATATTTAAAAAAAGAACTAAAGGAACTTCATGAAGAAAATGTTGTTATAAGAACTATTGGTGATATAAGTAGATTACCTAATATATGTCAAGAAGAATTAAATAATGCATATAATACAACAAGAAATAATACGGGATTAATTTTAAATCTTGCTCTTAACTATGGTGGAAGAGATGAAATAATAAATGCAATGAAAGAAATTGGAGAAAGAATACAAGAAGGTACTTTATCTCCAGAAGATATAAATGAAGAATTAATATCACAATGTTTATATACTAAAAATTTACCTGATCCAGATATAATTATAAGAACTGCTGGAGAACAGCGTTTAAGTAACTTTTTATTGTGGCAATGTGCTTATTCAGAATTTTGGTATACTGATATAAAATGGCCTGATTTTAAAAAAGATGATTTATGCAAAGCTATATATGACTATCAAAATAGAGATAGACGTTTTGGCGGGTTGAAATAGAGGTGAAGTTATGAACAAACGGTATTTAGGAGCGGCGATTCTATCTCCACTAATAATAGTTTTATTTTTAGGTGGAATGTATTTAAAAATACTTATAGCTATACTTTCATTACTAGGAATGTACGAATTCTATAGTGTTTCGAAGCAAAAAGGAATCAATCCCATAAGTATTATTTCATATGTTTTAGCTATATTTTATTATATATTAATTATAAATGGAAACATAGATTTTGAGAAAATATTTTTAATGATAATATTAGCATTATTTATCATGATATGTATACCTGTATTATCGGAGAAATATAATTTTATTGATGTGGCAGTTACATTGTTAGGCTTTTTTTATGTAACTATATTTTTTAGCTTTATTGTATTGGTTAATAATAAACAAGATGGAAATTACTTAATTTGGACTATTTTTATTTCTTCATGGCTATGTGATACATGTGCATATTACACTGGAAAGTTTTTTGGAAAAAATAAATTATGTCCTAGAGTTAGTCCTAAAAAGACAATTGAAGGTTCTATTGGTGGGCTTTTAGGAAGCACTTTATTCTGTGGTTTATATGGTTTTGTAATTAATAAAATAGGAATAAATATACCAATTTACAATTTCTTTATTATAGGAATTCTTGCAGGTATAGTTTGTCAGTTCGGAGATCTAGTTGCATCTTCAATAAAAAGATATGTTGGTGTTAAAGATTATAGCGATTTAATCCCTGGTCATGGAGGAATTCTTGATAGATTTGACAGTATACTTTTTACATCGGTTATAGTATACTATTACATTACTATTGTAATGGGACTATAGTATTTATTTACATACTTTATTTTAATAAAATATTGTAGTATAGTTAATGCAAGTAACTAAATTTAAATCTATAAATTTAGTTTATAAATGAAAATTTTAGTGCATTTTTTAAGCTTAAGATAGGAGTTTAGTTATGAGAAATATATGTATTTTAGGAGCTACTGGTTCAATAGGAACTCAGACATTGGATGTTATAGAAAAAGAAAGTGAAAAATTCAAATTAATGGCATTTTCTGCATATAAAAGCTATGAAAAGATTATAGAAATAATAAATAAGTTTAGTCCTAAATACTGTGCTATTAATGATGAGTATACTTTTCATAAAGTTAAGGAATATTGTCATATTAATAGTGTTAAAACCAATATATTAGATGGTATGGATGGATTAATAAAAATTTCAACTTTAGAAGATGTTGAATTAGTTGTAACTTCTATAGTTGGAATGATAGGACTTAAGCCAACTTTAGAGGCAATATATGCTGGAAAAGATATAGCTTTAGCTAACAAGGAAACTTTAGTTACTGGTGGAGAACTTGTAATTGAAGCAGCTAAGAAAAAAAATGTTAAAATTCTTCCGGTAGATTCAGAACATGGGGCTATTTATCAATGTTTGCAAGGAAATTCTTATACTGATATAAATAAAATTTACCTAACGGCGTCTGGGGGTCCTTTCAGAAATAGAAAAAAAGAAGAATTAATAAATATTACTCCAGAAGAAGCTATAAAACACCCTAAGTGGAATATGGGTAAAAAAATATCGATTGATTCGGCAACCATGATAAATAAAGGGCTTGAAGTAATAGAAGCTCGTTGGCTTTTTAATGTTGATTATGACAAAATTAAAGTGGCTATACATCCACAAAGTATAGTACATTCTATGGTAGAATACATAGATGGAAGTATAATTGCTCAGCTAGCTACTACTGACATGAGGCTTCCTATACAGTATGCACTTAATTATCCTGAAAGAAGTAAATCTGTAATTAAAAATTTGGATATTTATGAAATGGGAAACTTAATTTTTGAAAAACCAGATTTTGAAAAATTTAGAGGATTGAAATTGGCATACGAAGCAGGTAGAGCAAAAGGTATAATGCCTACAATTCTAAATGCAGCAAATGAAGAAGCTGTCAGTTTATTTTTAGATAAAAAAATAGGATATCTTCAAATAGTAGACATTATTGAAGAATGCATGAATAAATTTGAGAATAAGTGCTTAGTAGATTTACATACTATTTTAGATACAGAGTTTAAAGTTAGATCATTTATAAAAAGTAAATATAATATTTAGTTTAAGGAGGGGAAGTTTTTTTGAATGCTCTATTGAATATTATTTGGGTAATATTAGCCTTTAGTATTTTGGTAATAATCCACGAGTTTGGTCATTTTACTTTAGCAAAATTAAATGGTGTAAAGGTTGAAGAATTTGCTATAGGAATGGGCCCCAAATTATTTGGAATAAGAGGAAAAGAAACTTTATATGCATTTAGATTAATACCTATTGGTGGCTATGTTAAAATGCTAGGTGAAGAAGGTGATAGTGAAGATGAAAGATCATTTTCAAATAAATCACCACTAAGAAGATTAAGTATTGTAGCGGCAGGACCTATAATGAATTTTATATTAGCTATAGTTCTGTTTGCGGTTGTAGGATATTTAAAAGGCTTTTTAATTCCTGTTGTAAGTGAAGTAATACCACAAAGCCCTGCTGTTAAAGCAGGTATTCAACCAGGAGATCGAATATTAGAAATAAACAAACATAAAATAAGTACTTGGGAAGATGTGATGGGTCAGGTTACTATATCTAAAGGTGAACCTTTAAATATAGAGTTGCAAAGAAATAATGAGCAAAAAACTATTGTTGTAAGACCTATGAAAAATGCTAAAGATGGTACCTATATGTTAGGGGTATATTCCTCTGCTTTGGAAAAACCAAGCTTTACTCAAGCAGTTTCATATGG is part of the Clostridium botulinum genome and harbors:
- the frr gene encoding ribosome recycling factor, with amino-acid sequence MIKDILNKSQEKMDKTISVLKKELSSMKAGKANPAMLDKIKVEYYGSETPINQLANVSSPEPRVLLIQPWDKNSLKDIERAILQSDLGLNPSNDGSVIRLIVPELTEETRKEIVKKVKKMGEEAKVAIRSIRRDANDKIKNLKKDNEVTEDEAKEGEDSVQKITDKAIKQIDEVISLKEKDVMAI
- a CDS encoding isoprenyl transferase, which produces MKSIFNFTKGESNIESNLSKDNIPKHIAIIMDGNGRWAKQKKLPRTLGHKAGVETIREIVKQCSKLDVKILTLYAFSTENWKRPKEEVGALMKLLVEYLKKELKELHEENVVIRTIGDISRLPNICQEELNNAYNTTRNNTGLILNLALNYGGRDEIINAMKEIGERIQEGTLSPEDINEELISQCLYTKNLPDPDIIIRTAGEQRLSNFLLWQCAYSEFWYTDIKWPDFKKDDLCKAIYDYQNRDRRFGGLK
- a CDS encoding phosphatidate cytidylyltransferase — protein: MNKRYLGAAILSPLIIVLFLGGMYLKILIAILSLLGMYEFYSVSKQKGINPISIISYVLAIFYYILIINGNIDFEKIFLMIILALFIMICIPVLSEKYNFIDVAVTLLGFFYVTIFFSFIVLVNNKQDGNYLIWTIFISSWLCDTCAYYTGKFFGKNKLCPRVSPKKTIEGSIGGLLGSTLFCGLYGFVINKIGINIPIYNFFIIGILAGIVCQFGDLVASSIKRYVGVKDYSDLIPGHGGILDRFDSILFTSVIVYYYITIVMGL
- the dxr gene encoding 1-deoxy-D-xylulose-5-phosphate reductoisomerase, translating into MRNICILGATGSIGTQTLDVIEKESEKFKLMAFSAYKSYEKIIEIINKFSPKYCAINDEYTFHKVKEYCHINSVKTNILDGMDGLIKISTLEDVELVVTSIVGMIGLKPTLEAIYAGKDIALANKETLVTGGELVIEAAKKKNVKILPVDSEHGAIYQCLQGNSYTDINKIYLTASGGPFRNRKKEELINITPEEAIKHPKWNMGKKISIDSATMINKGLEVIEARWLFNVDYDKIKVAIHPQSIVHSMVEYIDGSIIAQLATTDMRLPIQYALNYPERSKSVIKNLDIYEMGNLIFEKPDFEKFRGLKLAYEAGRAKGIMPTILNAANEEAVSLFLDKKIGYLQIVDIIEECMNKFENKCLVDLHTILDTEFKVRSFIKSKYNI
- the rseP gene encoding RIP metalloprotease RseP, which translates into the protein MNALLNIIWVILAFSILVIIHEFGHFTLAKLNGVKVEEFAIGMGPKLFGIRGKETLYAFRLIPIGGYVKMLGEEGDSEDERSFSNKSPLRRLSIVAAGPIMNFILAIVLFAVVGYLKGFLIPVVSEVIPQSPAVKAGIQPGDRILEINKHKISTWEDVMGQVTISKGEPLNIELQRNNEQKTIVVRPMKNAKDGTYMLGVYSSALEKPSFTQAVSYGIRQTNSTVKQTFQSLGMLFKGKASLKKDIGGPVTILRVTWAVSKAGLVNLVIFSAFISIQLGIFNLLPIPALDGFWALVSLYEIITRRRINRDKLGTVSTIGFTLLLVLMVVVTIKDVLYPIKL